A stretch of Salvelinus alpinus chromosome 4, SLU_Salpinus.1, whole genome shotgun sequence DNA encodes these proteins:
- the LOC139572925 gene encoding ATPase family AAA domain-containing protein 2-like isoform X4 has protein sequence MVMLRSSGVGAEPATRKKNRVDLDTSSEFLSLESASQTKSSRLKRGLDDSSSNTENTPNGHSMVKEEDSRPRRGSLRTRGQTVKHEVSLAKMNGQTKCPTKSPEKEETGEHSTRKSPRLQGDGKASASSRDKQSEADATDEVEEEEASTLKTQFVLRPREEDSSVRRSSRITRYKRNSRNQSVLYNRLITNTAEAVLQKMGDMQKMRRRLRSRDTTEEDLVIYAGAKRKRTSERTDEGSEDPQENENGVISSEEEIDEEEGGKNNQADDEDDDDDRNEDDEEEDDDDDHDEEDNQKRYDFRQRKAAVRYQAPREEPKTKTIFFKTSRHLSPSRRRYRFSSTGPRSPYNIRRGNRRRHAIHSSDSTSSSSSSSSSSSDDEKFQRRRRKSRNRSVNRCLPMNLLKEDVLGIHKDRMKIGASLADVDPMQIDQTVRFDSIGGLSRHISALKEMVVFPLLYPEVFERFKIQPPRGCLFYGPPGTGKTLVARALANECSQGERKVSFFMRKGADCLSKWVGESERQLRLLFDQAYQMRPSIIFFDEVDGLAPVRSSRQDQIHSSIVSTLLALMDGLDSRGEVVVIGATNRLDSIDPALRRPGRFDREFLFGLPDREARKDILQIHTRQWTPQPSASFLEELADKCVGYCGADMKAVCAEAALCALRRRYPQIYSTSQKLVLDVASISIGSRDFLSAMRKTVPASQRAVSSPAKALTPVVQPLLGAALQTVLGTVSRLFPHAEQGLKRDKRDNGVLPAGVLGADLLHSEDEDSVCINGLSHKAKAAGGFLHFSRSVLNQPTSYRPRLLLTGRPGSGQSSHLAPAVLHALEKFTVYTLDMAVLFGVSTTSPEEACAQMFCEAKRTSPSILYIPHIQRWWDTVGSALRATFLSLLQDIPSFSPILLLATCNVPHSSLFPEVQDLFCAEYGEVLQVQVPTPQERRNFFDDLILNQAAKAPASKKKAVLAALEVLPVAPPLPPRMLTEKEQQRLEEQEEDTLRELRLFLRDVTNRLSQDKRFKAFTKPVDLEEVPDYATVIEQPMDLSTVLSNIDTHKYVTVKEFVHDVDLIWKNCLEYNPDKDPSDRQIRHRACALKDTVQAIVKDELDEDFEKICEDIKESRSTRGCSTSRFAPSYYHVHPKTRSVDAKSTDAAGPSKESTAAAPSAVTTPRPSAAQKKKRRKSRWCNGIIRKRSSPHTSKDHSAVVESGEEEEEEERRGAESEEEEGGDAAESGLEELEITGAEETPMEQEEPAQQENQDSQPMEKATKDSRTTEEASQATMEATQPRVEAAVEARAGDQSSEGTQDPVVVVGAQENHILPEGGDNRQASTTDKTEPQRVEVEEENTTEVGVRRATRGLKYQGMDVDQEILDQKTKPPVVDHNKLKELLQRAVSKTEGYEVYQLEKLYALLCQSIYRHRKDYDKTALLKEMENEIEDFS, from the exons ATGGTGATGCTACGCAGCAGCGGCGTGGGCGCAGAACCAGCAACTCGGAAGAAGAACCGGGTTGACTTGGATACGAGCTCTGAGTTTCTGTCGCTGGAGAGCGCATCGCAGACAAAGTCGAGTCGGCTGAAGAGGGGCCTGGATGACAGCTCCAGTAACACTGAAAACACGCCAAAT GGCCACTCGATGGTGAAGGAGGAGGATAGCCGTCCGAGACGAGGATCCCTGAGGACCAGGGGACAGACCGTCAAACATGAGGTGTCCTTGGCTAAAATGAATGGCCAGACAAAGTGCCCAACCAAGTCCCCTGAGAAAGAAGAAACTGGCGAACACAGCACAAG GAAATCCCCAAGACTGCAGGGCGATGGAAAAGCCTCCGCGTCATCCAGGGACAAGCAATCTGAAGCAG ATGCTACTGATGAAGTTGAGGAAGAAGAGGCCTCTACTCTGAAGACCCAGTTTGTTCTGCGTCCCAGGGAGGAGGACAGCTCTGTGAGACGCAGCTCCAGGATCACCAGATACAAGCGCAACTCCAGGAACCAGTCTGTACTCTATAACCGCCTCATCACCAA TACAGCTGAGGCAGTGCTGCAGAAGATGGGTGACATGCAGAAAATGCGTCGCCGGTTAAGAAGCAGGGATACTACGGAGGAG GACCTTGTAATCTACGCTGGGGCCAAGAGGAAAAGGACTTCTGAAAGAACCGATGAAGGAAGTGAAGACCCTCAAGAGAATGAAAATGGAGTGATCTCCAGTGAAGAGGAGAttgatgaggaagagggaggcAAAAATAATCAGGCAGATGACGAAGACGACGATGACGACCGTAATgaagatgatgaggaggaggacgatGATGATGACCATGATGAAGAGGACAACCAGAAACGTTATGACTTCAGGCAGAGGAAAGCTGCCGTTCGCTACCAGGCACCACGGGAGG AGCCCAAGACAAAGACCATCTTCTTCAAGACTTCAAGACACTTGTCCCCATCCAGGCGGAGGTATAGGTTCAGCTCTACTGGTCCGAGAAGCCCTTACAACATAAGGAGAGGCAACAG AAGAAGACATGCCATCCATAGTAGTGACTccacctcctcgtcctcctcctcttcctcctcctcctctgacgaTGAGAAgttccagaggaggaggaggaagagcaggaaCAGATCGGTGAATAGATGTCTTCCCATGAATCTGCTGAAGGAGGACGTCCTGGGAATCCACAAGGACAGGATGAAGATTGGAGCCAGTCTAGCTGACGTTGACCCCATGCAGATAGACCAGACA GTGCGTTTTGACAGCATTGGGGGACTGAGCAGACACATCTCTGCCCTGAAAGAGATGGTGGTCTTCCCTCTGCTTTACCCAGAGGTGTTTGAGAGGTTCAAGATCCAACCACCAAG gggctgTTTGTTCTACGGACCTCCTGGAACAGGGAAGACTCTAGTGGCCAGGGCGTTGGCTAACGAGTGCAGTCAGGGAGAGAGGAAAGTCTCTTTCTTCATGAGAAAGGGAGCAGACTGCCTCAGCAAGTGGGTGGGAGAGTCCGAACGGCAGCTCCGTCTTCTCTTCGACCAG GCGTATCAGATGCGGCCATCGATTATATTCTTTGATGAGGTTGATGGGTTGGCTCCCGTCCGCTCAAGCAGACAAGACCAGATACACAG CTCCATCGTGTCCACTCTCCTTGCCCTGATGGATGGGTTAGACAGCAGAGGAGAGGTTGTGGTGATCGGCGCTACTAACCGTCTGGACTCTATAGACCCAGCTCTCAGGCGACCTGGACGCTTCGACCGAGAGTTCCTCTTTGGCCTGCCTGACAGAGAG GCTCGGAAGGATATTCTGCAGATCCACACCAGACAGTGGACTCCCCAGCCATCGGCCTCTTTCCTGGAGGAACTGGCAGACAAGTGTGTTG GTTACTGCGGTGCTGACATGAAGGCGGTGTGTGCTGAGGCGGCTCTGTGTGCCCTGAGGAGACGCTACCCTCAGATTTACTCCACGTCCCAGAAGCTGGTTTTAGATGTGGCATCTATCTCCATCGGCAGCAGGGACTTCCTGTCAGCCATGAGGAAGACAGTCCCAGCCTCCCAGAGAGCTGTGTCGTCCCCAGCCAAGGCTTTGACTCCTGTAGTCCAGCCACTGCTTGGTGCAGCCTTACAGACTGTACTGGGTACAGTTAGCAGGCTGTTCCCACATGCAGAACAGGGGCTCAAGAGAGACAAGCGAGACAACG GTGTCCTCCCAGCTGGTGTTTTAGGTGCTGATCTCCTGCACAGTGAAGATGAGGACTCTGTCTGCATCAACGGTCTCTCTCACAAGGCCAAGGCAGCTGGGGGCTTCCTGCATTTCAGCAG GAGCGTGCTGAACCAGCCCACATCGTACCGTCCCAGGCTGCTGCTGACGGGGCGTCCTGGGTCAGGTCAGAGCAGTCACCTGGCCCCTGCTGTGCTCCATGCCCTGGAGAAGTTCACAGTTTACACTCTGGACATGGCCGTGCTGTTCGGCGTCAGCACCACCTCTCCTGAGGAGGCCTGCGCTCAG ATGTTCTGTGAGGCCAAGAGGACGTCCCCCAGTATCCTTTATATCCCGCACATCCAGCGGTGGTGGGACACGGTGGGGTCTGCTCTCAGAGCTACCTTCCTCAGCTTGTTACAGGACATCCCCTCATTCTCACCCATCCTGCTGCTGGCCACCTGTAATGTCCCCCACAGCAGCCTCTTCCCTGAG GTCCAGGACCTGTTCTGTGCTGAGTATGGAGAGGTGCTCCAGGTTCAGGTCCCAACCCCACAGGAGAGAAGGAACTTCTTTGACGATCTCATCCTAAACCAGGCTGCCAAAGCTCCTGCATCCAAGAAGAAAGCAG TGCTTGCAGCCCTGGAGGTGCTCCCCGTGGCTCCCCCTCTTCCCCCGAGAATGCTGACGGAGAAGGAGCAGCAGCGattggaggagcaggaggaagacACTCTCAGGGAGCTCCGCCTCTTCCTGCGTGATGTCACCAACCGCCTCTCTCAGGACAAACGCTTCAAGGCCTTCACCAAGCCCGTCGACCTGGAGGAG GTACCTGACTATGCTACAGTTATAGAGCAGCCCATGGacctgtccactgtcctctccaACATCGACACTCACAAGTACGTGACCGTGAAGGAGTTTGTACACGACGTGGATCTCATCTGGAAGAACTGTCTGGAATACAACCCTGACAAAGATCCTTCAG ATCGTCAGATCCGCCACAGAGCCTGTGCTCTGAAGGACACTGTTCAGGCCATCGTCAAAGACGAACTGGATGAAGACTTTGAGAAGATCTGCGAGGATATCAAGGAGTCCCGCAGCACAAGAG GTTGCTCCACTTCAAGGTTCGCTCCATCCTACTATCACGTTCATCCCAAGACAAGATCAGTGGATGCCAAGAGCACCGATGCAGCAGGCCCCTCTAAAGAGTCTACCGCTGCTGCTCCCTCAGCTGTGACCACACCACGCCCTTCAG CAGCTCAGAAGAAGAAGCGCAGGAAGAGCCGCTGGTGCAACGGCATCATCAGGAAAAGGTCCTCTCCTCACACTTCTAAAGACCACTCTGCTGTGGTGGagtctggagaggaggaggaggaggaggagaggagaggggcagagagtgaggaggaggagggtggtgaTGCTGCAGAGTCAGGCCTGGAGGAGCTGGAGATCACTGGGGCTGAGGAGACCCCCATGGAGCAGGAGGAACCAGCCCAACAGGAGAACCAGGACAGCCAGCCCATGGAGAAAGCCACTAAGGACAGCCGGACCACGGAGGAGGCTAGCCAGGCTACAATGGAGGCTACCCAGCCCAGGGTGGAGGCAGCTGTGGAGGCTAGGGCTGGAGACCAGAGCAGTGAGGGCACCCAGGACCCTGTAGTGGTGGTTGGCGCCCAGGAAAACCACATCTTACCAGAAGGGGGAGACAAT AGGCAGGCGTCCACTACAGACAAAACTGAGCCTCAGAGAGTGGAAGTGGAGGAAGAGAATACCACAG AAGTAGGAGTGAGGCGTGCGACGCGGGGCTTGAAGTACCAGGGGATGGATGTTGACCAGGAGATACTGGACCAGAAGACAAAGCCCCCTGTGGTGGATCACAACAAACTAAAG GAGCTGCTTCAGAGAGCGGTGTCTAAGACTGAGGGATATGAGGTCTATCAACTGGAGAAGCTATACGCCTTGTTGTGTCAGAGTATCTACAGACACCGCAAAGACTACGACAAGACTGCCCTGCTAAAG GAAATGGAAAATGAAATTGAAGACTTTTCATAA
- the LOC139572925 gene encoding ATPase family AAA domain-containing protein 2-like isoform X5, with protein MVMLRSSGVGAEPATRKKNRVDLDTSSEFLSLESASQTKSSRLKRGLDDSSSNTENTPNGHSMVKEEDSRPRRGSLRTRGQTVKHEVSLAKMNGQTKCPTKSPEKEETGEHSTRKSPRLQGDGKASASSRDKQSEADATDEVEEEEASTLKTQFVLRPREEDSSVRRSSRITRYKRNSRNQSVLYNRLITNTAEAVLQKMGDMQKMRRRLRSRDTTEEDLVIYAGAKRKRTSERTDEGSEDPQENENGVISSEEEIDEEEGGKNNQADDEDDDDDRNEDDEEEDDDDDHDEEDNQKRYDFRQRKAAVRYQAPREEPKTKTIFFKTSRHLSPSRRRYRFSSTGPRSPYNIRRGNRRRHAIHSSDSTSSSSSSSSSSSDDEKFQRRRRKSRNRSVNRCLPMNLLKEDVLGIHKDRMKIGASLADVDPMQIDQTVRFDSIGGLSRHISALKEMVVFPLLYPEVFERFKIQPPRGCLFYGPPGTGKTLVARALANECSQGERKVSFFMRKGADCLSKWVGESERQLRLLFDQAYQMRPSIIFFDEVDGLAPVRSSRQDQIHSSIVSTLLALMDGLDSRGEVVVIGATNRLDSIDPALRRPGRFDREFLFGLPDREARKDILQIHTRQWTPQPSASFLEELADKCVGYCGADMKAVCAEAALCALRRRYPQIYSTSQKLVLDVASISIGSRDFLSAMRKTVPASQRAVSSPAKALTPVVQPLLGAALQTVLGTVSRLFPHAEQGLKRDKRDNGVLPAGVLGADLLHSEDEDSVCINGLSHKAKAAGGFLHFSRSVLNQPTSYRPRLLLTGRPGSGQSSHLAPAVLHALEKFTVYTLDMAVLFGVSTTSPEEACAQMFCEAKRTSPSILYIPHIQRWWDTVGSALRATFLSLLQDIPSFSPILLLATCNVPHSSLFPEVQDLFCAEYGEVLQVQVPTPQERRNFFDDLILNQAAKAPASKKKAVLAALEVLPVAPPLPPRMLTEKEQQRLEEQEEDTLRELRLFLRDVTNRLSQDKRFKAFTKPVDLEEVPDYATVIEQPMDLSTVLSNIDTHKYVTVKEFVHDVDLIWKNCLEYNPDKDPSDRQIRHRACALKDTVQAIVKDELDEDFEKICEDIKESRSTRGCSTSRFAPSYYHVHPKTRSVDAKSTDAAGPSKESTAAAPSAVTTPRPSAAQKKKRRKSRWCNGIIRKRSSPHTSKDHSAVVESGEEEEEEERRGAESEEEEGGDAAESGLEELEITGAEETPMEQEEPAQQENQDSQPMEKATKDSRTTEEASQATMEATQPRVEAAVEARAGDQSSEGTQDPVVVVGAQENHILPEGGDNASTTDKTEPQRVEVEEENTTEVGVRRATRGLKYQGMDVDQEILDQKTKPPVVDHNKLKELLQRAVSKTEGYEVYQLEKLYALLCQSIYRHRKDYDKTALLKEMENEIEDFS; from the exons ATGGTGATGCTACGCAGCAGCGGCGTGGGCGCAGAACCAGCAACTCGGAAGAAGAACCGGGTTGACTTGGATACGAGCTCTGAGTTTCTGTCGCTGGAGAGCGCATCGCAGACAAAGTCGAGTCGGCTGAAGAGGGGCCTGGATGACAGCTCCAGTAACACTGAAAACACGCCAAAT GGCCACTCGATGGTGAAGGAGGAGGATAGCCGTCCGAGACGAGGATCCCTGAGGACCAGGGGACAGACCGTCAAACATGAGGTGTCCTTGGCTAAAATGAATGGCCAGACAAAGTGCCCAACCAAGTCCCCTGAGAAAGAAGAAACTGGCGAACACAGCACAAG GAAATCCCCAAGACTGCAGGGCGATGGAAAAGCCTCCGCGTCATCCAGGGACAAGCAATCTGAAGCAG ATGCTACTGATGAAGTTGAGGAAGAAGAGGCCTCTACTCTGAAGACCCAGTTTGTTCTGCGTCCCAGGGAGGAGGACAGCTCTGTGAGACGCAGCTCCAGGATCACCAGATACAAGCGCAACTCCAGGAACCAGTCTGTACTCTATAACCGCCTCATCACCAA TACAGCTGAGGCAGTGCTGCAGAAGATGGGTGACATGCAGAAAATGCGTCGCCGGTTAAGAAGCAGGGATACTACGGAGGAG GACCTTGTAATCTACGCTGGGGCCAAGAGGAAAAGGACTTCTGAAAGAACCGATGAAGGAAGTGAAGACCCTCAAGAGAATGAAAATGGAGTGATCTCCAGTGAAGAGGAGAttgatgaggaagagggaggcAAAAATAATCAGGCAGATGACGAAGACGACGATGACGACCGTAATgaagatgatgaggaggaggacgatGATGATGACCATGATGAAGAGGACAACCAGAAACGTTATGACTTCAGGCAGAGGAAAGCTGCCGTTCGCTACCAGGCACCACGGGAGG AGCCCAAGACAAAGACCATCTTCTTCAAGACTTCAAGACACTTGTCCCCATCCAGGCGGAGGTATAGGTTCAGCTCTACTGGTCCGAGAAGCCCTTACAACATAAGGAGAGGCAACAG AAGAAGACATGCCATCCATAGTAGTGACTccacctcctcgtcctcctcctcttcctcctcctcctctgacgaTGAGAAgttccagaggaggaggaggaagagcaggaaCAGATCGGTGAATAGATGTCTTCCCATGAATCTGCTGAAGGAGGACGTCCTGGGAATCCACAAGGACAGGATGAAGATTGGAGCCAGTCTAGCTGACGTTGACCCCATGCAGATAGACCAGACA GTGCGTTTTGACAGCATTGGGGGACTGAGCAGACACATCTCTGCCCTGAAAGAGATGGTGGTCTTCCCTCTGCTTTACCCAGAGGTGTTTGAGAGGTTCAAGATCCAACCACCAAG gggctgTTTGTTCTACGGACCTCCTGGAACAGGGAAGACTCTAGTGGCCAGGGCGTTGGCTAACGAGTGCAGTCAGGGAGAGAGGAAAGTCTCTTTCTTCATGAGAAAGGGAGCAGACTGCCTCAGCAAGTGGGTGGGAGAGTCCGAACGGCAGCTCCGTCTTCTCTTCGACCAG GCGTATCAGATGCGGCCATCGATTATATTCTTTGATGAGGTTGATGGGTTGGCTCCCGTCCGCTCAAGCAGACAAGACCAGATACACAG CTCCATCGTGTCCACTCTCCTTGCCCTGATGGATGGGTTAGACAGCAGAGGAGAGGTTGTGGTGATCGGCGCTACTAACCGTCTGGACTCTATAGACCCAGCTCTCAGGCGACCTGGACGCTTCGACCGAGAGTTCCTCTTTGGCCTGCCTGACAGAGAG GCTCGGAAGGATATTCTGCAGATCCACACCAGACAGTGGACTCCCCAGCCATCGGCCTCTTTCCTGGAGGAACTGGCAGACAAGTGTGTTG GTTACTGCGGTGCTGACATGAAGGCGGTGTGTGCTGAGGCGGCTCTGTGTGCCCTGAGGAGACGCTACCCTCAGATTTACTCCACGTCCCAGAAGCTGGTTTTAGATGTGGCATCTATCTCCATCGGCAGCAGGGACTTCCTGTCAGCCATGAGGAAGACAGTCCCAGCCTCCCAGAGAGCTGTGTCGTCCCCAGCCAAGGCTTTGACTCCTGTAGTCCAGCCACTGCTTGGTGCAGCCTTACAGACTGTACTGGGTACAGTTAGCAGGCTGTTCCCACATGCAGAACAGGGGCTCAAGAGAGACAAGCGAGACAACG GTGTCCTCCCAGCTGGTGTTTTAGGTGCTGATCTCCTGCACAGTGAAGATGAGGACTCTGTCTGCATCAACGGTCTCTCTCACAAGGCCAAGGCAGCTGGGGGCTTCCTGCATTTCAGCAG GAGCGTGCTGAACCAGCCCACATCGTACCGTCCCAGGCTGCTGCTGACGGGGCGTCCTGGGTCAGGTCAGAGCAGTCACCTGGCCCCTGCTGTGCTCCATGCCCTGGAGAAGTTCACAGTTTACACTCTGGACATGGCCGTGCTGTTCGGCGTCAGCACCACCTCTCCTGAGGAGGCCTGCGCTCAG ATGTTCTGTGAGGCCAAGAGGACGTCCCCCAGTATCCTTTATATCCCGCACATCCAGCGGTGGTGGGACACGGTGGGGTCTGCTCTCAGAGCTACCTTCCTCAGCTTGTTACAGGACATCCCCTCATTCTCACCCATCCTGCTGCTGGCCACCTGTAATGTCCCCCACAGCAGCCTCTTCCCTGAG GTCCAGGACCTGTTCTGTGCTGAGTATGGAGAGGTGCTCCAGGTTCAGGTCCCAACCCCACAGGAGAGAAGGAACTTCTTTGACGATCTCATCCTAAACCAGGCTGCCAAAGCTCCTGCATCCAAGAAGAAAGCAG TGCTTGCAGCCCTGGAGGTGCTCCCCGTGGCTCCCCCTCTTCCCCCGAGAATGCTGACGGAGAAGGAGCAGCAGCGattggaggagcaggaggaagacACTCTCAGGGAGCTCCGCCTCTTCCTGCGTGATGTCACCAACCGCCTCTCTCAGGACAAACGCTTCAAGGCCTTCACCAAGCCCGTCGACCTGGAGGAG GTACCTGACTATGCTACAGTTATAGAGCAGCCCATGGacctgtccactgtcctctccaACATCGACACTCACAAGTACGTGACCGTGAAGGAGTTTGTACACGACGTGGATCTCATCTGGAAGAACTGTCTGGAATACAACCCTGACAAAGATCCTTCAG ATCGTCAGATCCGCCACAGAGCCTGTGCTCTGAAGGACACTGTTCAGGCCATCGTCAAAGACGAACTGGATGAAGACTTTGAGAAGATCTGCGAGGATATCAAGGAGTCCCGCAGCACAAGAG GTTGCTCCACTTCAAGGTTCGCTCCATCCTACTATCACGTTCATCCCAAGACAAGATCAGTGGATGCCAAGAGCACCGATGCAGCAGGCCCCTCTAAAGAGTCTACCGCTGCTGCTCCCTCAGCTGTGACCACACCACGCCCTTCAG CAGCTCAGAAGAAGAAGCGCAGGAAGAGCCGCTGGTGCAACGGCATCATCAGGAAAAGGTCCTCTCCTCACACTTCTAAAGACCACTCTGCTGTGGTGGagtctggagaggaggaggaggaggaggagaggagaggggcagagagtgaggaggaggagggtggtgaTGCTGCAGAGTCAGGCCTGGAGGAGCTGGAGATCACTGGGGCTGAGGAGACCCCCATGGAGCAGGAGGAACCAGCCCAACAGGAGAACCAGGACAGCCAGCCCATGGAGAAAGCCACTAAGGACAGCCGGACCACGGAGGAGGCTAGCCAGGCTACAATGGAGGCTACCCAGCCCAGGGTGGAGGCAGCTGTGGAGGCTAGGGCTGGAGACCAGAGCAGTGAGGGCACCCAGGACCCTGTAGTGGTGGTTGGCGCCCAGGAAAACCACATCTTACCAGAAGGGGGAGACAAT GCGTCCACTACAGACAAAACTGAGCCTCAGAGAGTGGAAGTGGAGGAAGAGAATACCACAG AAGTAGGAGTGAGGCGTGCGACGCGGGGCTTGAAGTACCAGGGGATGGATGTTGACCAGGAGATACTGGACCAGAAGACAAAGCCCCCTGTGGTGGATCACAACAAACTAAAG GAGCTGCTTCAGAGAGCGGTGTCTAAGACTGAGGGATATGAGGTCTATCAACTGGAGAAGCTATACGCCTTGTTGTGTCAGAGTATCTACAGACACCGCAAAGACTACGACAAGACTGCCCTGCTAAAG GAAATGGAAAATGAAATTGAAGACTTTTCATAA